The following coding sequences lie in one Cannabis sativa cultivar Pink pepper isolate KNU-18-1 chromosome 5, ASM2916894v1, whole genome shotgun sequence genomic window:
- the LOC133038217 gene encoding uncharacterized protein LOC133038217, whose amino-acid sequence MERLPVLIKSNGQWNEDHNYENYVASGEFIPTKCKYEELLQILVTSLGCENTSTTLQIQYQAKEGIPPIKICNDRSLYFYLELKMKETDFTTYPLCVNQQNNNTTRAATPNSISTTTPNEYNVAMIENNTTTLENNITTTESYTTGQQTEEGEKSETIEDEEDKFDIIDYANLVAEEMVEQLENTSKTLDPEIDINNAKLITDKQHPEVEKGQAYKDKETLKNVLSYYAIKNNFQYKVWKSCSQEYSLKCVYESCNWSLRASRNGPTNTFIIRRFSNMHTCPINIRHEDQRQATSKLIGECIKPKFLNIKTKATAMDIKEELKYRFGIKMNYMKAWRSKEHAVNDLRGNASDSYNLIPSFLHMVEKTNPGSFVDLKTAEDNSLLFVFMALDASIKGWGACRPIVVVDGTFLKAAYGGTLLCACTQDAAGHIFPLAFCVADSENDQSWKWFFKKFKEVYGVREHQCLISDRNESLIKAAREIYPKLHTILCGYHILSNLKTSFKQHAAKYNPPFFGARKPTRKSNSSSTWLNWMDWTNA is encoded by the exons ATGGAACGTCTACCAGTACTCATCaagagcaatggacaatggAATGAAGATCACAATTATGAGAACTATGTGGCTAGTGGAGAATTCATACCAACAAAATGCAAGTACGAAGAGCTACTGCAAATACTGGTTACTTCATTGGGGTGCGAAAACACCAGCACAACACTACAAATACAGTACCAAGCTAAAGAAGGAATACCACCGATCAAAATATGCAACGATCGAAGCCTCTACTTTTACTTGGAATTGAAAATGAAGGAAACAGATTTCACGACATATCCACTATGTGTGAACCAGCAAAACAACAACACAACACGTGCTGCAACACCAAATTCGATATCCACAACAACACCGAATGAATATAATGTGGCAATGAtcgaaaacaacacaacaacgcttgaaaacaacataacaacAACAGAATCATACACAACGGGACAGCAAACGGAAGAAGGGGAAAAGTCAGAAACAATAGAAGATGAGGAGGACAAATTCGACATAATTGACTATGCAAATCTGGTTGCTGAAGAAATGGTAGAACAACttgaaaacaccagtaaaacactgGATCCAGAAATTGACATCAACAATGCAAAGTTAATAACAGACAAGCAACACCCCGAAGTGGAAAAAGGACAggcatacaaagacaaagaaactcTAAAAAATGTCCTCAGCTACTACGCAATCAAAAACAACTTTCAGTACAAAGTGTGGAAGTCCTGCTCTCAAGAATACAGTCTGAAATGTGTTTACGAAAGCTGCAATTGGTCACTAAGAGCATCGAGAAATGGGCCAACAAACACATTCATAATCAGGAG GTTCTCAAATATGCACACATGCCCCATAAATATAAGGCATGAAGACCAAAGGCAAGCAACATCGAAACTGATAGGGGAATGCATAAAACCGAAGTTCTTGAACATAAAGACCAAGGCAACAGCGATGGACATAAAAGAGGAGTTGAAATACAGATTTGGCATCAAAATGAACTATATGAAAGCTTGGAGAAGTAAGGAACATGCAGTAAACGACTTGAGAGGTAATGCTAGTGACTCGTACAACCTAATACCGAGTTTCTTACACATGGTGGAAAAAACAAACCCTGGATCATTTGTGGATCTGAAAACGGCAGAAGACAACAGCTTGCTCTTTGTTTTCATGGCGTTGGATGCATCCATAAAAGGGTGGGGAGCATGCAGACCGATAGTTGTTGTGGACGGAACGTTCCTCAAAGCAGCTTATGGGGGAACTTTGTTGTGCGCATGCACACAAGATGCAGCAGGTCATATTTTTCCACTAGCGTTTTGTGTTGCAGATTCTGAGAATGACCAATCTTGGAAATGgttcttcaaaaaatttaaagaagtgTATGGTGTACGGGAACACCAATGCCTAATTTCAGACAGAAATGAAAGCCTCATCAAAGCAGCGAGAGAAATCTATCCGAAATTGCACACGATTCTTTGCGGTTACCACATTTTGAGCAACCTTAAAACAAGCTTCAAACAACATGCCGCCAAATACAATCCGCCATTCTTTGGAGCAAGAAAGCCTACACGGAAAAGCAATTCGAGTTCCACATGGCTGAATTGGATGGATTGGACAAACGCATAA
- the LOC115718114 gene encoding uncharacterized protein LOC115718114: MVVFQETPILRPQKRDRKKGAVLKSPFIELASGASKSGSSSVSPDDSVYKVVKYVRGLCPLDNKIGEPVDPQLEADFVKWVDSGLRKHKSNTTTNVYCKGKDTIFPPFRFGVEDISNKMWFHNLAYPNCFLTNSHIDIIFYYLRKKIMYSAEPKIKVTTTDCLFCSSITTLYERFVEKNNDISVLSLSHNVAQYIQGGKILCATPWHLVDHVVMPINVKLQDHWICGRLNIVDRRIYLYNSLRSGRYMIVAKEACKPFSVILPYYFSMLDFKGLRNETKFSTMEPFPIVVVDGLPEQVTADCGVFVASFAEYFIDGKPIPSSDFDVEIHRDRLAALFYHYGMKKQTENIESESEAPPSLPKK, translated from the exons ATGGTTGTTTTTCAAGAGACTCCTATTTTACGTCCTCAAAAGAGGGATCGGAAGAAAGGAGCTGTTTTGAAATCCCCATTCATTGAGCTTGCTTCTGGTGCATCTAAATCAGGTTCATCCTCGGTTTCTCCTGATGATTCTGTGTATAAGGTCGTTAAATATGTGCGTGGTTTGTGCCCGTTGGACAACAAGATTGGTGAACCTGTTGATCCGCAATTGGAAGCTGATTTTGTCAAGTGGGTTGATTCAGGTCTTAGAAAGCATAAATCTAA caCAACAACTAATGTGTATTGTAAGGGTAAGGACACTATATTTCCGCCATTTCGTTTTGGTGTTGAGGACATCAGCAACAAGATGTGGTTTCACAACCTTGCCTACCCTAATTGTTTCCTTACCAATTct CACATTGACATCATTTTCTATTATCTTCGTAAGAAAATAATGTACTCAGCCGAGCCGAAAATCAAAGTCACCACAACTGATTGCCTCTTTTGTTCTAGCATAACAACTTTGTATGAGAGGTTTGTTGAGAAAAACAACGATATATCGGTGTTGTCTCTTTCTCACAATGTGGCCCAGTACATTCAAGGTGGTAAGATATTATGTGCCACTCCTTGGCATTTGGTTGATCATGTTGTTATGCCTATCAATGTAAAATTACAGGATCATTGGATTTGTGGTCGTCTTAACATAGTTGACAGGCGCATATATCTGTACAATTCACTGCGTTCTGGGAGGTATATGATCGTCGCCAAAGAGGCTTGCAAGCCTTTCTCTGTTATTTTACCATATTACTTCTCTATGTTAGACTTCAAAGGCCTTCGCAACGAAACTAAGTTTAGCACTATGGAACCGTTCcctattgttgttgttgatggtTTACCCGAGCAGGTCACAGC TGATTGTGGTGTTTTTGTTGCATCATTTGCTGAGTATTTCATTGATGGCAAACCCATCCCATCCTCTGATTTTGATGTGGAAATTCACCGCGATCGTTTGGCTGCGTTATTTTATCATTATGGGATGAAGAAGCAAACTGAGAACATTGAAAGTGAATCCGAGGCCCCTCCTAGCCTTCCCAAGAAGTGA
- the LOC133038218 gene encoding uncharacterized protein LOC133038218 has translation MKSVFEMNKKSDILIESSQGGPTHNGSQSEDALRTSENEDDEDSTSEEDEDDKFDDDKGDDHHDDETDDDDDDLGGDGVGAGQDEAHTGDVRNDEGVVVPAVVSRDDDTGKVDDAKNSDPVEPIAEIKQPDQSQGGEENIDVDATIASAVKAVENLVYWFLNSCPCSC, from the exons ATGAAATCTGTTTTTGAGATGAACAAGAAGTCGGACATTCTtattgag tcATCCCAAGGTGGTCCCACTCACAATGGATCTCAGTCTGAAGATGCTCTTCGTACTTCAGAAAATGAGGATGATGAAGATTCCActtcggaggaagacgaggatgATAAATTCGACGATGACAAAGGAGATGATCATCATGACGATGaaactgatgatgatgatgatgatctggGTGGAGATGGTGTTGGTGCTGGTCAGGATGAGGCTCACACGGGCGATGTTCGTAACGATGAGGGTGTTGTTGTCCCCGCGGTTGTTTCGAGGGATGATGATACCGGCAAGGTCGATGATGCCAAGAATTCTGACCCTGTGGAACCTATTGCAGAGATCAAACAG CCTGATCAGTCTCAAGGTGGGGAGGAGAACATTGATGTTGATGCAACAATTGCATCTGCTGTTAAAGCTGTGGAGAATTTGGTTT ATTGGTTCCTCAACTCATGCCCCTGCTCCTGTTGA
- the LOC133038219 gene encoding uncharacterized protein LOC133038219, translating to MHSLKGKIDSGYKRVVRSDEDGGYYRLLGFPLAIQFWFFECCPYVIGKLSLYSNVGIPRILNWPKLPKDKEGMVKMDVMNTLIFDRSLKELKLRNLTPTSVERLSLSLTDFFSGETTPEAVKFKIKGGSKPAGQPGLMGSSSSTAHENVSRVEFEEFKKCLSVVVDGKGFL from the exons ATGCATTCTTTGAAGGGTAAGATAGATTCTGGTTATAAGAGGGTAGTTCGTAGTGACGAGGATGGTGGGTATTACAGGTTATTGGGTTTTCCTTTGGCTATTCAATTCTGGTTTTTCGAGTGTTGCCCGTATGTTATTGGGAAACTATCCTTGTACTCAAATGTTGGCATTCCAAGGATTTTGAATTGGCCTAAATTACCCAAGGACAAGGAGGGTATGGTGAAAATGGATGTCATGAACACCCTCATTTTCGATCGGTCTTTGAAAGAG TTAAAATTAAGAAACCTCACTCCAACTTCCGTTGAGAGATTGAGTTTGAGCCTCACTGATTTTTTCTCTGGTGAGACTACTCCCGAGGCtgtgaaattcaaaattaaaggtGGTTCCAAGCCTGCTGGTCAACCTGGCTTGATGGGTTCTTCTTCATCAACTGCTCATGAGAATGTCTCCCGAGTTGAGTTTGAGGAATTTAAAAAGTGTTTATCTGTTGTTGTCGACGGCAAGGGATTCTTATGA